In one Parageobacillus genomosp. 1 genomic region, the following are encoded:
- the hypF gene encoding carbamoyltransferase HypF encodes MQKSIKVTIKGRVQGVGFRPFVFQLAHRYHIKGTVQNNMDGVTVFAEGEEKELQSFLLSLQTEAPRLSRIDQLNVLEVAYQGFQQFSIIESERKGASSLVIPIDTAVCDDCLQEMNDPNDYRYRYPFINCTQCGPRYTIIEQLPYDRPYTSMKSFPMCERCRKEYEDPLNRRHHAQPIACPVCGPRVTLIDCNGQTLDGDAIEKAKQLLLSGAIVAIKGLGGYHLACDATNEQAVQQLRTRKRRPNRPLAVMAASLSVAEQMCEVKEEEKRMLKSPEAPIVVLKRRKTYPLAPSLAPGLQTVGVMLPYTPLHHLLLDEEHMPVLVMTSANRSGVPILYNDEQALQDLKAIADYFLIHNRPIVHPIDDSVVQIQHGNVDFLRRARGFVPDPFFTTSDVHEVAALGGQQKNVFAFGRNEQIFLGPHIGDLQNMEVVEHFQREYEHLRTWMGVEPKVVAVDMHPNYETWNIVKEWDVSVIPVQHHHAHMVSCMEDNGIKSSCFGLILDGTGYGEDGHIWGFELLYGDASHYQRLGHLTYTPLPSGERCIKEPWRTAVGMLGFYLGEKGYELAIERFPDKQYEIRILRQMMEKNIHAPKAGTCGRLFDAVSAFLHVCTQSTYDGEAAIRLAELVDEEHIYEPYPFKLKENNMMEIDLAAMWLAIAEDVKRNKNIETIAGRFHQTVVSAAIEMIRKAIEKHSQYHRKIVLSGGSMHNRYLVKHLITGLRKLGFIVYTHQKVPCNDGGLALGQLIIAANRRERK; translated from the coding sequence ATGCAAAAATCAATAAAAGTGACGATTAAGGGACGGGTTCAAGGCGTCGGGTTCCGTCCCTTTGTCTTCCAACTCGCTCATCGCTATCACATAAAGGGAACGGTTCAAAACAACATGGACGGTGTTACCGTTTTTGCAGAAGGAGAAGAGAAGGAGCTGCAGTCATTTTTACTTTCATTACAGACGGAAGCCCCTCGTTTATCTCGCATTGATCAATTGAACGTTTTGGAGGTAGCCTATCAAGGTTTTCAACAATTTTCCATTATTGAAAGTGAGCGAAAGGGGGCTTCTTCCCTTGTCATTCCAATCGATACAGCTGTTTGTGATGATTGCTTGCAAGAAATGAACGATCCTAATGATTATCGCTATCGCTATCCGTTTATTAACTGCACCCAATGCGGACCGCGGTATACGATTATTGAGCAGCTGCCTTACGATCGCCCGTATACGTCGATGAAATCCTTTCCAATGTGCGAACGTTGCCGGAAAGAATACGAAGACCCGCTGAATCGACGTCATCACGCGCAACCGATTGCTTGCCCGGTATGCGGACCGCGCGTTACGCTCATCGATTGCAATGGCCAAACGCTTGATGGGGATGCGATTGAAAAGGCGAAACAACTGTTGTTATCGGGAGCGATTGTAGCGATTAAAGGATTAGGTGGTTATCATCTTGCGTGCGACGCTACAAATGAACAAGCTGTGCAACAATTACGAACGAGAAAGCGACGACCGAATCGCCCATTAGCGGTGATGGCAGCCTCCCTCTCCGTTGCAGAGCAAATGTGTGAGGTGAAGGAAGAGGAGAAGCGGATGTTAAAGTCGCCTGAAGCTCCGATTGTTGTTTTAAAAAGAAGGAAAACGTATCCGCTCGCTCCGTCGCTTGCTCCGGGATTACAAACGGTTGGAGTGATGCTGCCTTATACACCGCTTCATCATTTGTTGCTAGATGAAGAACATATGCCTGTATTAGTGATGACAAGTGCGAATCGGTCGGGCGTACCAATCTTGTATAACGATGAGCAAGCTCTTCAAGATTTAAAGGCGATTGCTGACTATTTTCTTATCCATAATCGGCCAATTGTTCATCCGATTGATGATTCGGTTGTTCAAATTCAACATGGCAACGTTGATTTTTTACGTCGGGCACGTGGGTTTGTCCCTGATCCATTTTTTACAACAAGCGATGTTCACGAAGTGGCCGCTTTAGGCGGACAACAAAAAAATGTGTTTGCTTTTGGGCGAAACGAACAAATTTTTCTCGGACCACATATTGGGGATTTGCAAAATATGGAGGTCGTCGAACATTTTCAGCGCGAATATGAACATTTACGAACATGGATGGGAGTAGAGCCGAAAGTCGTTGCTGTTGATATGCATCCAAACTATGAAACATGGAACATTGTAAAAGAATGGGATGTTTCAGTTATTCCGGTGCAGCATCATCATGCGCATATGGTGTCATGCATGGAGGACAATGGTATAAAAAGCAGCTGTTTCGGGTTGATTTTGGATGGAACAGGGTATGGAGAAGATGGACATATATGGGGATTTGAACTTCTGTATGGCGATGCTTCTCATTATCAACGGCTCGGACATTTAACGTACACCCCGTTGCCGAGTGGGGAGCGATGCATCAAAGAACCGTGGCGTACTGCAGTCGGGATGTTAGGGTTTTATTTAGGAGAAAAAGGATATGAACTGGCTATAGAACGTTTTCCTGATAAACAGTATGAAATTCGAATTTTAAGACAGATGATGGAAAAGAATATCCACGCTCCGAAAGCTGGAACGTGCGGGCGATTATTTGACGCAGTGAGCGCTTTTCTACATGTTTGCACGCAATCCACATATGATGGAGAAGCAGCGATTCGTCTAGCAGAATTGGTGGATGAAGAGCATATATATGAACCTTACCCGTTTAAATTAAAAGAAAACAATATGATGGAAATCGATTTAGCAGCGATGTGGCTTGCGATTGCAGAAGATGTAAAGCGAAATAAAAACATCGAAACCATTGCGGGGCGATTCCATCAAACCGTTGTGTCCGCAGCCATTGAGATGATTCGTAAAGCGATAGAGAAGCATTCGCAATATCATCGTAAAATTGTCTTATCCGGCGGCAGTATGCATAATCGTTATTTGGTTAAACACCTGATCACAGGCTTAAGAAAATTAGGTTTTATCGTTTATACCCATCAAAAAGTTCCGTGCAATGATGGTGGATTAGCGCTTGGTCAATTAATTATTGCCGCGAATCGAAGGGAGAGAAAATAA
- a CDS encoding HypC/HybG/HupF family hydrogenase formation chaperone → MCVGVPAKVIEINGFSALVDVMGSQMNVGIIFVPEVKIGDYVIVHAGQAMSIIDEEYAKESLEEWRKLADAWAD, encoded by the coding sequence ATGTGCGTTGGTGTTCCTGCCAAAGTGATTGAAATCAATGGTTTCTCTGCATTAGTCGATGTTATGGGGTCACAAATGAACGTAGGGATTATTTTTGTTCCAGAAGTAAAAATCGGCGACTATGTCATTGTTCATGCTGGACAAGCGATGTCTATTATCGATGAAGAGTACGCAAAAGAGAGCCTGGAAGAATGGAGGAAGCTAGCCGATGCATGGGCTGATTGA
- the hypD gene encoding hydrogenase formation protein HypD, with protein sequence MHGLIDPSTSSKISRALLDEVKELAKQFQRKFQRIPAFMEVCGSHTMSLARTGVKKALQDDIRLISGPGCPVCVTDQAAIDAMISLTDGDDRIICTFGDMMRVPGSNGTLMQAKAEGKDIRVVYSPIDAVRIAEQNQQKEVIFLGIGFETTIPILAAALKEAEENEVRNFSIWMSTKLTEPILRHLLNNKEVALDGFLLPGHVSMVMGRKHFEFLAAEYHLPGVISGFEAIELLSSLRRLLVLALDQNALVMNEYRNVVSEEGNKHAKYWMNHYFSLCDEPWRGIGIIPQSGMDFREEYRPFNAKEKFSVPMQSPRKTKCRCGEVIRGLIDPPECALFGKACTPLNPIGPCMVSSEGSCAAYYQYMREE encoded by the coding sequence ATGCATGGGCTGATTGATCCGTCTACGAGTTCGAAAATTAGTCGGGCGTTATTAGATGAAGTAAAAGAGTTGGCGAAACAATTTCAAAGAAAATTCCAACGCATCCCTGCATTTATGGAAGTATGTGGTTCACATACGATGTCTCTTGCAAGAACAGGAGTGAAGAAAGCATTACAAGATGATATTCGGCTCATTTCAGGACCGGGGTGCCCGGTTTGCGTGACGGACCAAGCTGCCATTGATGCGATGATTTCTCTTACCGATGGAGATGACCGCATTATTTGTACGTTTGGAGATATGATGCGTGTTCCAGGTTCTAACGGAACATTGATGCAAGCAAAAGCAGAGGGCAAAGATATTCGTGTTGTTTATTCGCCGATTGATGCCGTTCGCATTGCGGAGCAAAATCAACAAAAAGAAGTGATTTTTTTAGGGATTGGTTTTGAAACGACCATTCCGATTTTAGCGGCAGCGCTAAAAGAAGCAGAAGAAAACGAGGTTCGTAATTTTTCCATCTGGATGTCGACCAAATTAACGGAACCGATTTTACGCCATCTTCTCAATAACAAAGAAGTAGCGTTAGATGGCTTTCTTCTCCCTGGTCATGTTTCGATGGTCATGGGGCGAAAGCATTTTGAATTTTTAGCTGCGGAATATCATTTGCCAGGAGTTATAAGCGGATTTGAAGCGATTGAGTTGCTTAGCAGCTTGCGTCGATTACTGGTGTTGGCGCTGGATCAAAACGCGCTTGTGATGAACGAATATCGAAATGTCGTATCCGAAGAAGGAAATAAACATGCGAAATATTGGATGAATCATTATTTTTCGTTATGCGATGAACCATGGCGCGGAATCGGCATCATCCCTCAAAGCGGGATGGATTTCCGCGAGGAATATCGTCCATTTAATGCAAAAGAAAAGTTTTCCGTTCCTATGCAAAGTCCACGAAAAACAAAATGCCGTTGTGGAGAAGTTATTCGTGGGTTAATCGATCCACCTGAATGCGCCTTATTTGGAAAAGCGTGTACACCACTGAATCCAATCGGACCATGCATGGTTTCATCCGAAGGCAGCTGTGCGGCTTACTATCAGTATATGAGGGAGGAATAA